A region from the Raphanus sativus cultivar WK10039 unplaced genomic scaffold, ASM80110v3 Scaffold3979, whole genome shotgun sequence genome encodes:
- the LOC108844852 gene encoding uncharacterized protein LOC108844852: protein MSQNPDGSTSGDEHDAPGPTPVTAIPIAPAFVDTIMERFARQDAAQKAATEQIAAIAALLAPLAGAPDAATDTIRRQLFASDTTAGPANQGAPPSTLNPDAAPFTPANPDLQMVREVAALKQSLLDINSKIHCVTTSAPQIERVLANTLRTPFSPAITSVRLRHIEKLRLPTYEGLTDPTTHITSFNIAVRRANLSDEERDAGYCQLFVESLKGPALTWFTGLAENSIKDFHDLSSAFLKNYIMFTQEDATISDLFNLAQGKDQSLRSFMEKFKAIVSKVVLPDSVAVAALKNTLYVHSVFRDDLYRNPTTSLSDAIARSHNFIRMEEDTKALIGKLNASKAATADKTGAKNADSRHEPRQHSSSDRAAQKKNFVYAVDEESSPASTTVVREKGWNVYNRETDGKPPDSSAAVSSRPPGAEKWCDYHNAKSHNTRECKTLFEQFLSSVENGKLEIEPPKPRTRGPTSWSKNKDRKTSKSQGKAPQQERRATPEEAAPASPEKGNSSSDEESPRNRRRVETVFTRPAKGTGDHELPKTRRRINVVLTQLEPPSDQPEQVSPPDLRAQLSRPSLGDLRNILKRKEKPAADAVSHVPDLREKINSSKTRRLNNPSPMKPRPVDLREKLNSRKPDLRGQLDRPLYSDLRQKLDVSRTRHPNQDKNTVINVIMGGSPPCGDSVRSIKDYRRQATSSRKWPTNPENDHQITFSPDDALGIHMPHNDPLLVELGIGDCQVTKILIDTGSSVDLIFRDTLDKMGVDTGSMKPSSRSLTGFNGSSEAMIGTIRLPVYACGTTRTVKFSVVDSKAPYNAILGTPWLHSMRAIPSTYHQCVKFPGPDGKIRTLRGDQQAARDLLIAAIKLQRQTSHVKTVSNPLQKAFPQQEEVIDISLDVADPSKVIRIGASLPDDMQQQLTEFLRQNVSTFAWTTSDMKGIDPAITSHELNVDPTFKHIRQKRRKLGPERSKAVNDEVDRLLAADSIMEVKFPDWLSNPVVVKKKNGKWRVCVDFTDLNKACPKDSFPLPHIDRLVESTAGNALLTFMDAFSGYNQIMMHPDDREKTAFITDRGTYCYKVMPFGLKNAGATYQRLVNRMFADKLGSTMEVYIDDMLVKSLRAEDHLTHLKDCFTTLNEYGMKLNPAKCTFGVMSGEFLGYIVTQRGIEANLKQISAILDLPSPKNSREVQRLTGCIAALNRFISRSTDKCLPFFELLRGNKRFNWDDKCEEAFGQLKQYLTTPPVLSKPEAGDILTLYIAVTPIAVSSVLIREDRGEQKPIFYTTKRMTEAETRYPTLEKMALAVVHSARKLRPYFQSHTVEVLSNQPLRTVMQNANHSRRLTKWAMELSEHDIIYKNRTAAKSQVLADFLIELAPELEQDLAVSSRNWILHVDGSSTNKGSGAGVQLQSPTGELIRQSFSFGFPASNNEAEYESLLAGLRLAKAVRAKRLSAYCDSQLVASQYNGEYDAHNARMDAYLKLVQDLTKDFEFFELTKVPRGENVCADALAALGSKLHDQIKRTIPIHRIENPSITAQGASTSSVSAVAVAAEMDIDSSSDETPDWRTDLINYLARGTLPDDKWLARRLKARSAHYVVIDGELHRWNANKVLLKCISGDETRLVMAENHEGAAGNHSGGRALALKVRSQGFYWPTLNTDCESYAKRCDKCQRHAPTIHCPTEQLRTLTAPYPFMRWAMDIIGPMPNSRGKRFVLVLTDYFTKWIEAEAFANITDKEVQKFVWRNIICRHGLPYEIVTDNGSQFISHQFRDFCDKWRIRLNTATPRYPQSNGQAESSNRTIIDGLKKRLDLKKGCWADELDGVLWSHRTTPRSATKCTPFSMAYGVEAMAPAEVNVTSLRRSRMPQHLALNQSMLLDALDAIEEHRDQALLRIQNYQHQIESYYNKKVKSRPLEQGDLVLRKVFENTKEWKAGKLGTNWEGPYKITQVIKPGVYRLETSTGEAVPRAWNSMHLKRYSP from the coding sequence ATGAGTCAGAACCCCGACGGTTCCACTTCCGGCGACGAACACGACGCGCCGGGTCCGACCCCAGTCACGGCTATCCCGATAGCCCCCGCTTTTGTTGATACCATCATGGAACGTTTTGCCCGACAAGACGCTGCCCAAAAAGCAGCTACCGAGCAAATCGCCGCAATCGCCGCGCTACTCGCTCCTCTCGCCGGCGCTCCCGACGCAGCCACTGATACCATTCGCAGACAACTGTTCGCTAGCGACACAACCGCCGGCCCGGCGAACCAAGGCGCTCCTCCCAGCACTCTCAACCCAGATGCTGCCCCGTTCACTCCTGCAAACCCAGATCTGCAAATGGTTCGCGAAGTCGCAGCACTCAAACAGTCGCTTCTGGACATAAACTCCAAGATCCACTGCGTTACCACCTCTGCACCACAGATAGAGCGCGTTTTGGCGAACACCCTCCGAACACCGTTCTCTCCAGCGATAACCAGCGTCAGACTACGACACATCGAGAAGCTCCGGCTGCCGACGTACGAAGGCCTTACTGACCCGACGACCCACATCACGTCTTTCAACATTGCCGTACGCCGTGCAAACCTCTCCGACGAAGAACGCGACGCCGGCTACTGTCAACTCTTCGTCGAGAGCTTGAAAGGACCAGCTCTTACATGGTTCACGGGCCTCGCTGAGAACTCTATTAAAGACTTCCATGACCTGTCGTCCGCCTTCCTCAAGAATTACATCATGTTCACTCAGGAAGACGCGACAATATCTGATCTTTTCAACCTTGCTCAAGGGAAAGATCAGAGCCTGCGCAGCTTCATGGAGAAGTTCAAAGCCATAGTCTCAAAGGTCGTCTTACCCGACAGCGTCGCGGTCGCCGCGCTTAAAAACACGTTGTACGTCCACTCAGTTTTCCGTGATGACCTCTACAGGAACCCCACGACGTCTCTTTCTGATGCCATCGCGCGTTCCCATAACTTTATACGCATGGAAGAGGATACAAAGGCCCTGATAGGCAAGCTAAACGCGTCTAAAGCTGCAACAGCCGACAAAACCGGCGCGAAGAACGCGGATAGTCGACATGAGCCGCGACAACATTCATCAAGCGACCGAGCAGCCCAAAAGAAGAATTTCGTGTACGCTGTTGATGAAGAGAGCTCCCCGGCGTCGACGACTGTTGTGCGCGAGAAAGGATGGAACGTTTACAACCGCGAAACCGACGGAAAACCGCCTGATTCCTCCGCAGCAGTGAGTTCTCGGCCCCCGGGAGCCGAGAAATGGTGCGATTATCACAACGCTAAGTCGCATAACACCAGGGAATGTAAGACGCTCTTCGAGCAATTTCTCTCCTCTGTCGAGAACGGAAAACTCGAAATCGAGCCCCCGAAACCTAGGACCCGAGGACCGACGAGCTGGAGTAAGAACAAAGACAGGAAAACCAGCAAGTCGCAAGGCAAAGCCCCTCAGCAAGAGAGACGAGCAACGCCCGAAGAAGCAGCCCCAGCATCCCCGGAAAAGGGTAACTCGTCTAGCGACGAGGAATCGCCGAGAAATCGGCGACGCGTCGAGACTGTCTTCACAAGGCCCGCCAAGGGCACCGGCGATCATGAACTTCCGAAAACGAGAAGACGCATCAACGTCGTCCTGACGCAACTGGAACCCCCAAGCGACCAACCTGAACAAGTTTCTCCTCCAGACCTGCGCGCTCAGCTGAGCCGCCCATCACTTGGCGACCTACGGAACATCCTCAAGCGGAAGGAGAAACCAGCGGCAGATGCGGTCAGTCATGTCCCCGATCTCCGCGAGAAGATCAACTCCTCTAAGACTCGCCGGTTGAATAACCCAAGTCCCATGAAGCCCCGCCCCGTGGATCTGCGAGAAAAGCTCAATTCCAGGAAACCAGATTTGCGAGGCCAGCTCGATCGCCCCCTCTACTCCGATCTTCGACAAAAGCTCGACGTCTCTAGAACTCGGCATCCCAACCAAGACAAAAACACCGTCATCAACGTTATTATGGGAGGATCCCCGCCATGCGGCGATTCCGTCAGGTCCATTAAAGACTACCGTCGTCAGGCAACTTCCTCGCGTAAGTGGCCGACAAACCCCGAGAACGACCATCAAATCACTTTCTCGCCTGACGACGCCCTTGGCATCCACATGCCACACAACGACCCCCTCCTCGTTGAACTCGGAATCGGCGACTGTCAGGTCACCAAAATCCTCATCGACACCGGCAGCTCTGTCGATCTGATCTTTCGAGACACACTCGACAAGATGGGCGTCGATACGGGAAGTATGAAACCGTCATCCCGCTCCCTTACAGGCTTCAACGGTTCCTCTGAAGCCATGATCGGCACAATCCGTCTTCCAGTGTACGCATGTGGCACGACACGGACCGTGAAGTTCTCGGTCGTCGACTCTAAAGCCCCCTATAACGCGATCCTAGGCACCCCTTGGTTGCATTCAATGCGAGCAATCCCATCGACTTACCATCAATGCGTCAAGTTCCCGGGACCAGACGGCAAAATCCGAACGCTACGGGGCGATCAGCAAGCTGCTAGAGATCTGCTAATCGCAGCCATAAAACTTCAGCGACAAACCTCGCACGTCAAAACCGTCTCAAACCCCTTACAGAAGGCGTTTCCCCAGCAAGAGGAGGTCATCGACATATCCCTCGACGTTGCCGACCCTAGCAAAGTGATCCGCATCGGAGCATCCCTGCCGGATGATATGCAGCAGCAACTCACCGAGTTTCTCCGTCAGAACGTCTCCACCTTCGCCTGGACTACATCAGACATGAAAGGGATTGACCCAGCAATTACCTCTCATGAGTTAAACGTCGATCCCACCTTTAAGCATATCCGCCAGAAGCGCAGGAAACTGGGACCCGAACGATCAAAGGCAGTAAACGACGAGGTGGACCGCCTGCTCGCCGCCGACTCAATCATGGAGGTCAAGTTCCCCGACTGGCTCTCTAACCCGGTCGTcgtcaaaaagaaaaacggaaAGTGGCGAGTCTGTGTCGACTTCACGGATCTGAACAAGGCTTGCCCAAAAGATAGCTTCCCTCTCCCACACATCGACCGTTTAGTCGAGTCGACTGCCGGAAACGCCCTCTTGACGTTTATGGATGCATTCTCTGGCTACAACCAGATAATGATGCATCCTGACGACCGCGAGAAGACGGCATTCATAACAGATCGAGGAACCTACTGCTACAAGGTAATGCCCTTCGGCCTTAAAAACGCGGGAGCCACCTACCAACGCCTTGTCAACCGCATGTTCGCCGACAAACTAGGCTCCACTATGGAAGTTTAcatcgacgacatgctagttAAGTCGCTCCGAGCCGAGGATCATCTCACGCACCTCAAAGACTGTTTCACAACGCTCAATGAATACGGTATGAAACTGAACCCGGCTAAATGCACGTTCGGCGTTATGTCCGGCGAGTTTCTCGGATACATCGTCACCCAGAGAGGAATTGAGGCTAATCTTAAACAGATATCGGCGATCCTCGATCTCCCAAGCCCCAAAAACAGCCGAGAAGTGCAACGTCTCACCGGCTGCATAGCAGCGCTTAACAGGTTCATCTCGCGATCTACCGACAAGTGCCTTCCTTTCTTCGAACTGTTGCGGGGAAACAAACGATTCAATTGGGACGACAAGTGTGAGGAAGCCTTTGGCCAACTGAAGCAATATCTGACTACCCCTCCTGTCCTCTCAAAACCAGAAGCGGGTGACATTCTCACCCTCTATATTGCCGTCACGCCTATCGCCGTCAGCAGCGTCCTCATACGCGAAGATCGGGGGGAGCAGAAACCAATCTTCTACACGACCAAGCGCATGACCGAAGCCGAAACCCGCTATCCCACTCTCGAGAAAATGGCGCTTGCGGTGGTACATTCAGCGAGAAAACTCCGCCCGTATTTTCAGTCTCACACGGTTGAAGTTCTCTCCAATCAACCCCTCCGAACAGTCATGCAGAACGCCAACCACTCTCGGCGACTAACAAAGTGGGCAATGGAGCTCAGCGAGCACGATATCATATACAAAAACCGGACAGCAGCCAAGTCCCAGGTCCTCGCTGACTTCCTGATCGAACTCGCACCCGAACTCGAGCAGGATCTTGCCGTGTCGTCTCGCAATTGGATCCTGCATGTCGACGGCTCCTCGACCAATAAAGGGTCTGGCGCCGGCGTTCAGCTCCAATCCCCAACCGGCGAACTGATAAGACAGTCTTTTAGCTTCGGCTTTCCCGCTTCCAACAACGAGGCCGAGTACGAGTCCCTACTCGCAGGATTACGCCTCGCCAAAGCCGTCAGAGCCAAACGCCTCAGTGCCTACTGCGACTCTCAGCTCGTCGCTAGTCAGTACAACGGCGAGTACGATGCTCATAATGCAAGAATGGACGCCTACCTCAAGCTTGTTCAGGACCTCACGAAAGACTTCGAATTTTTCGAACTCACCAAAGTCCCCAGAGGAGAGAACGTCTGCGCTGATGCTCTGGCAGCCCTTGGAAGCAAGCTACACGATCAGATCAAGCGGACAATTCCCATTCATCGGATCGAAAACCCCAGCATCACGGCACAAGGCGCGAGTACCTCCTCTGTCTCTGCGGTAGCTGTTGCGGCCGAAATGGACATCGATTCCTCATCAGACGAAACCCCCGACTGGCGTACCGACTTGATCAACTATTTAGCACGCGGCACCCTTCCAGATGATAAATGGCTCGCGCGAAGACTGAAGGCACGCAGTGCCCATTACGTCGTCATCGACGGCGAACTGCACCGTTGGAACGCCAACAAGGTCCTCCTGAAATGCATATCAGGCGACGAAACGCGACTCGTCATGGCTGAAAATCACGAAGGGGCGGCGGGTAATCACTCTGGAGGACGAGCCCTAGCACTTAAAGTCCGAAGTCAAGGCTTCTACTGGCCTACGCTAAACACAGACTGCGAATCCTACGCCAAACgctgtgataaatgccaaagacACGCGCCCACGATCCACTGCCCCACCGAGCAGTTGCGCACTCTTACGGCACCATATCCGTTCATGCGTTGGGCAATGGACATCATCGGGCCCATGCCGAATTCACGAGGAAAGCGTTTCGTCCTTGTCCTGACTGATTACTTCACCAAATGGATCGAAGCGGAAGCCTTCGCCAACATCACCGACAAGGAAGTTCAGAAGTTCGTCTGGCGCAATATCATTTGTCGTCACGGTCTTCCTTACGAGATCGTGACAGATAACGGATCACAGTTTATCTCGCATCAGTTTCGCGATTTCTGCGACAAATGGAGAATCCGTTTGAACACTGCAACGCCGCGATACCCACAAAGTAACGGCCAGGCAGAGTCGTCCAACCGTACGATCATCGACGGCTTAAAGAAACGACTAGACTTGAAAAAAGGCTGCTGGGCCGACGAGCTAGACGGTGTCCTTTGGTCTCACCGCACCACGCCTCGCTCCGCGACTAAGTGCACCCCATTCTCCATGGCCTACGGCGTTGAAGCG